The region TTTAGACATGCTGGTGAACTTTAGTATGCGTTAAAAAGAGTTGCACTTCAAAAGAATTGCTGTTTCTCTTTATTGAAAGAGAATGATGATCTGGGTATAATAATTCCAATCGTTTTTCCAGATTTGTTAATCCGATTCCATTTTGTAAACCTTGGTTTTCTATACTTTTAAGAGAATTTTTTATAGTAAACCTTATACTATCCTCATCTATTTTTAGTTGAATATCTATACTCAGTTTTCCATCAATAAGTTGTCCGTGCTTGAAACTATTCTCCACGAGAGGAATAAATAGCATAGGTGCAATACTAATATTTTTCATATTTTCAGGGAGATCAAGAGCAACTAATAAGTTACTGCGATACCTCATTTTTTCCAGGCTTAAATAATCTTTTATGTGTTCTATTTCACTGCTAAGGCTCACTAATGGTTTATCTGCCTGATATAATAAATAATCAAGAAGGTTTGAAAGCTTCAGGATCATATCGGGTGTTTCTTCAGACTTTTTTAATGCGTGGCCATAAAGGGTGTTAAGTGTATTAAAAAGGAAATGAGGATGAACCTGCAATTTAAGGTAATTCAACTCTTGTTCTTTGAGCTTCAACTGCGCTTCCAGGATTTTATTCTCCAAAGACTTGTTTTTGGCTATAGCTGCATAATTCTGTTTTAGCAGGGTAAATGAGCTCACTAACAATACCACCAGATACACCAATAGCATCATAGATAAAAGACTTCGACTAAGCGGTGGCATTTCGCTATAGTTCATATTCAATACAAAAACGAGTCCGTAGAAGATAGAAAGTACAATGGCAAAAGCAGATAAAACCAGCGTGTAAAAGCTATAAAGAATAAAAAGTAGATACCTTTTTTTAAGTAAAAAATTAGGGATGAGATAGTAAATTATAATGTAAGTAGTGATGATCGTTACCGGTAAGAGAAATACCGAAAAAGAACCGGAATAAAAGATATCTTCATTGGGAGCACCCAAAAAGTAGGAAAAAAAAAGTAGCACAAGAATCCAAAAAATGCTGTGCAACAGAATTTTCCTCAAAAAGAAATATGCAAATCGGTTAAGCTTCATAACCAGTACAATATCCAAATTATTTTAATGAAATTTACTTAATTGCGATGAATAACACCTTTTTAGCTTCATTTAACTGCTTCAGTTTAATTTAACCGTAAAGAGAAGAAATTCAGTTAAAAACAGCTAGGAAGTAGTTGCTCATCGACTTTTAAATCGATCCCTGGAAAAAGGCTTTAGATTTGAATAATGACAATTTAAAAATAGAATTATGACATTTGCATTACAAGAAGGAGCGCACAGAAGTTTATTTGAGGTTCTTGCTGCCAGGTTTGAGGAAGGAGGATTTTTTATAATGATGCTTATCCTGATTGTTGGAATTATAGGTTTAATTCTTCTGGCTAGAGGAATCTATTTGGTTCGAAATAGAAACCCGAAAATAGAGAAGACTATTATCCTTATAAACTCTCTGGGACTTTTTGCTTTGGTGCTTGGGGTTTTTGGACAGTTAATTCAACTAATCAATACCCTGGATTATCTCAGTTCCTTTGAGGGAACAACTCCGCGAGATTTCGCCGATGGTTTAAAAACAACCATGCTTCCTACTTTATTCGGAGCCTTTATTTTTCTCTTTACGCGATTGTCTACCATTTTACTTCATTCGATTAAACCCTTTCAGGAAAAAAATGGTAAATCTGTCTTTTCTAAGGAGTCTAATTCATCTACCAATTTTAAATAAGACATATTATGAAAAAATTAATCTTACCATTCATTCTGGTTTTATCGGGATACCTCGTTAATGCTCAGGATAACCAACGAGCTCAAACCCTGGACAGCTTATTTGACATTGTTAATTCAAAAGAGAAGGGAATGGGAAGTATTTCCATTTTCTCTAACGGAAAGGAGTTTTATCAGCGATCCATAGGCTTTTCAGAAGTAGAAAAAAATGTGGAAGCAAATGCGACTACAAAATATAGGATTGGATCTATTACAAAAACCTTTACTGCGGTCGTTATTATGCAACTTATAGAAGAAGATAAGCTGAAATTGGATAGTTATTTGAGTGATTTTTTCCCTGAAGTACCCAACTCAGAAAAAATAACTTTAGAACATTTATTGCGACACGAAAGCGGAATATTTAATGTGACAGATGATGAGGATTTCACCACCTGGATGAAAGAACCACAAACCCGGGAAACTATGCTAAAAAGAATAATTAAAAATGGAACCCTATTTGAACCCGGCGATGAGACTCGCTATTCCAATTCAAACTATTTGTTGCTTTCCTATATAGCTGAAATTATTGAGAAAAAAGATTATGCTGCAATAGTAGAGGATAGAATTATTGATAAGCTTGGTCTAAAAAATACATTTTATGGGAAAGAAATTAACGCTGAAGACAACCAGGCCAGATCTTATGTAAAAACTGAAGGTGCCTGGGAGGTAACCCCGGAGACGGATATGAGTGTGCCAATGGGAGCCGGAGGCCTTGTTTCTACACCTGAAGATCTAAATATTTTTTATTACAATTTGTTTGAGGGAAATCTTGTTTCAAAAGCTTCGCTAGAATCGATGAAAACTACAAATGATGGAACTGGTTTAGGATTAATGAAGTTAAGCTTTAATGATTTTGAGGTCTATGGTCACGGAGGTGGTATAGATGGTTTTTCATCCATTGCGGTCCACTTTCCGAAAGAAAAAATAACGGCTTCATATATCGCCAATGCCTCAGATTATCCCCTTAATAGTATTTTTCTTGAAGCGGTAAAAATCACCCTTGGTTTACCATATCAAATTCCTGATTTCGCACCACCCAAGGCACTTAATCCTGAAGTACTTGAACAATATACGGGAAACTATGGTAGCGACGAATTTCCCATTGATGTTGCAATTTTTCATAAAGAAGGTATAGTATACGTACAGGGAACTGGACAACCACCGGTTCCTCTGGATGCCGCAGGAGAAAATATTTTTAAAGCCGATCAGCTGATGCTTAAACTTACGTTCATCCCTGCAGAAAATAAGATGATGTTGGAACAGGGAGGGAAGATAAATGAGCTTAAAAGAAAGTAGTTTGATCTAGAATAGCTCTATTTCAAGGTTGAGTTATGATGTTTTGAATTTATTGTAACAATAATTCACTGGCTTCATCCAGTATGGCAGTAACGAGCTCTTTTAGATAAGCTTTGGTAGTTTTTACACCCTGATGGCCTAGTGATTCACTTATGATATCTGTTCCTGCACCTTTTTGTTCTAAACAGTTGATAAAACTATGCCTACCGACATAACTCGTAATGTGTTTATCAATTCCTGCGAGACTTGCTAATTCCTTTAGATCTTTATTGAATTTTTTCAGGGTTTTTCTTTTCCTGTCGTTTAATTGGGTAGGAGTGAGCTACTCTCTAAGGATTATTGGAAATATATAGGGTCTTTTATTTCTGCTGTAATAAGGAAGTGGATTATGGAATATATTCGTAAAAATTATCTAATGAACTTCCTCCGGAATAGTTATCTCCTCCTCCAATATATGCTTTACCATGTATTACGAATGAGAAGTGCCAACCTCTTCCTTGAATAATACTATGACTCTCTTCCCAGGAATTAGTATCTGGAGAATAGGACCATGATTTATTAAGTCTGCTGCCGCCTATAGGAGCTCCTCCAGTTAAATAACCTAAGCCATCAATTTGAAATCCTACTGATTCATGATTAGCCATTGGAAAATCTGCAATTTGTTGCCAGGAATCTGAGCCTGGTTTGTAAGACCAGGCATCTGTATCGCCAGTATTGGAGGCGCCTCCTGCTAAATAAGCTACATTATCTATTACAAAAGAGGCCATTCCTGTTCTTCTATTTCCTCCCCAAATATCAAAGGGTAAATCACTTATTTGACTCCATGTATCGGAAGAGGTATTGTATCTATAAAAGTCATTATAACTTACAGGTGTATAAGGTTGCATATCCGTTCCAATTCCTATATAGATATCATTTCCAATAGTGAAATGAGCAGGATAATCCCTTCTTTCCCCCGGAAAAGCAGAACGTTTTGACCAGGTATTGCTATCTACTGAGTATTCCCAAAATTCATTTGAAGAGTTGGAAGTATAATAAAAAATTTCGCTACCATTCGTTTCTAAAATCCCGCTTGCAAATATGCTATGGTCGGGAACACTTGTGTCTATTTTTTTCCAGGTAAAATCTACGGAATTAAATTTCCATAAATAGACGGACTCATCGGCATAATTATCTTTTTCTCTTGCCAGAATATAAGCCACATCATTCACCACTACGGCGTTTTTAGGCCCTCTTCTAAACCGAAACGGAAGGCTGTCCGAAACCATTATCCAATTATCAATGATATTTAATTCAATTGCGTATTCCACGGTGAGGTCTAATAATGTCAATTTAACTATTGCCTTCCTCCTGGGAAATGGGCCTAACGGAATTTTTGTATTTATATTTTCTGGATTTCCGGAAGTTAGATTTACTTCAATATCTTCTATGGTAACCTTATTTTTATTAAGAATAGGGTGGAAATAGTTACCTTCAATGGTGATATCCTGATCTACGTTAACATTTTGAGGAATAAAATTAAGTTCTGGCGGAATCAACTGAAAGTTTTCTTCGTACACCACTTCCTGAAGTTGGGCTACTACCTTTATAGCTTCATTACTACTTTCCAGTTCATCTGGAACCAGGACCTTTAGAGTGTTTTTATCGGCATAAGTTATTGTTGCTTCGATATTTCCAAAATAGACCTTGTTCCTGGATAACTCATAATCAAAATTATTTCCAGTAATGGTTATTTCATCTCTAAATGTTGCATTAAGGGGAGAAACAGAATTTATTTCTGGTGCTGCCAGTTGAAAAGAAGTAGGGTAGGACACATCCTGTAATTGTGTATTTAGCAGAATAGATTCAGAAATACTTTCAATAGTTTTAGGCACTACTACTTTAATATGCTCTCTATCAGATTCAATAACTGTAGATTGCTGGTCACCAAAAAACACTTTATTCCTGGAATTAGCGATATCAAAATGATTCCCTTCAATTAATAAGGTATCCCCTATTAAAGCAACTATCGGGTTAATTGTCTCTATAGTTGGCGCAAAGAGCGTAAAAGAGGAATAAACATCTGCTCTGTTATCAATCCTCACCCGTACATCGTTTATAACATTACTGATAGAGGCAGGAATTCTGAATTTAATTATGCTGTCATTTAAAGAAATTATTTGTCCATTCCTGTTATTCAGTTCCACATTCGTTTCATGGTTCTCATCTTTAAAATAATGCCCGTATATTTCAAGTGTATCAGCAATATGCGCATACTCATGTGAAATAGAATCTATTTGAGGGGCGACACTTCCATCAGCTATAAAACTATCGGAATCTCCATAGAACAAATCGGTTGATGATTTTACAAAAGCTCTGTAATGATATTCAACATTTTCCTCTATTCCACTGGAAAGAAAATATTTTAGCTGGTTATCTGAGGTTGGTTCAGTTATAAGCCTGGATTTATTATTAAAAAGGCTGTCTACAGAATACTCAAATCCTCCTTCTGCAATGTCGTTTCCATTAGACTTATAACTTGCAGTGAAATGTACCCCACCCTTTACTCCTACAGAAGCATCAAAAGAAAGAACTTCGGGATTTGAATTTTGAGGGGTAATTTCTTCATCATCTGAACTACAGGAAAAAAATAAATTGGCCAAAATGGTGAGACAAAGCAGGTAGTTAATTTTGTTCATAGTTTGTTGGTTAGGGGGTCTTGATCAGCACTACGACTTAGAAATATGCATATTAGTGATAAGAATATAAAATTTAAGCAATGGAGGAAATAAGTAAATCGGATGCTAATTTAATATTTTTTTAAGATAAATTATTGCTTTAAGCTTCAGTTTATTCCTTGAATTCTGTTTTTTCTAAGAAATGTATCTAATTTATCCGAATTATTTTAGTTCTTGGTGCAGGTGGTAAAAATTGCTATAAAAAGGGGTGTTTTTTAATCATGTATAAATACGGATGGAAGATTGCTCCCGCCTAATACTATATTTAGGGAATACAATCCCTGAAAAACATTATATCTGGGGAATATATTCCCTAATATGAAGAGTATTAGAAAAAGATTGAAAATCGTTTTGGAACCGGTAGGGCCGTTTTTTAATTTTAAAAATTAAAATTTATCTATACATTTAAACTCATTTTTTTCTAGACTTTTCGTCAATATAAATTCCTATGCCCCAAAAAAATAAATTCCTCTTCCTTTTAATAATTTTATTTCCGTTTATCACTTTCGGCCAATGTCCAGTAGGAAATGTTGTTTTAAATACTCAAAATGATGTAGAAGAATTTATTCAAAATTATAATACCTGCGAGATAATAAACGGTGATTTATTAATTGGAGATGAAGTATCAGATATTTCTGGAATAACTGGAATTAAAAGGGTAGAGGGATCACTAAAAGTGAAATATGCAGATGTCCCAGGGGTTTCTAACTTTGCTTCATTAAATTATGTAGGTGGGGATTTTGAAATTCATAACTGTCGTTCACTTCAGTCAGTTGAAGGAATTAATAACTTACACACCATAAAAGGTGGTTTGTTTATTAGACAAACTTCTGCCATTTTTAAAACTATAAGCGGCTTTGAAGAACTAGAAACAATAGGCGGAAACTTTTATATAAACGAAAATTATAATGGTCTGGAAAAAATAGAAGCCTTTGAAAAATTAGCTCAAGTTGATGGTGCGTTTGTGATACAAAATAATGACTCGTTAAAACGAGTAACAGGTTTTAATTCCTTAATTAAAATAGGAGTCCAATATTCAGTAGAGTCCTTTGATGGCAATTTGAGTATTAGAAATAATGCATCTCTTATTGAAATTAATGGCTTCAATTCTTTACTAGAGGTTGTTAGAGATATTAGTATCCTGGATAATAGATCTTTGAACAAAATAGCAGGTTTTTCAAACTTAAGCCTAGTGAATCGTCATTTCGAAATTGACAGAAATCCCGAATTAGCTGTTATTCCAGCATTCGATAATCTTAAAACAGTAGGGAGTGGGTTATCGCTCATAGATAATGGCTTTACCAGAATTGATAGTTTTAATAATCTTGAAGTAATTGGAAACCTGGACCCATCTTGGGGCAATTTATATATTGGAAGAAATGACCAACTCACTGCTATTTCTGGCTTTAGAAATCTACAAAAACTTTTTGGAGAACTAGGAATTACTAGACATAAAAAATTAACTAACCTTATTGGCTTTAGTAATCTAAAAGCAACTAGATCATTAAATATCCAGATGAATGAATCGTTGGAAAATCTAAATGGATTAGAAAATCTTTTATCAATAGGAGAAATCGGTATAGCGATAAGAAGTAACCCTGTATTGTCAGATTGCTCCGCAATTTGCAATATATTAACGAATGGTACGGTAGATGGAGATATTTCTATTGTAGATAATCCCTCAGCCTGCAGTAGCGTACAGGAAGTGAGGGGAGAATGCATTCCCGATTTTGATAATGACGAAGTGCCAGATGATATAGACCTGGATGATGACAATGATGGGATTCTAGATACGGTAGAACAGAATGGCGATCCTAATAGAGATTCTGACGGCGATGATTTTCCAGACCATATGGATTTAGATAGCGACAATGATGGATGTTATGATGTCACAGAAGCTGGATTTTTAGATGAGAATCAGGATGGGACATTAGGAGACTCGCCCGTTGAAGTTGATGAAAATGGGCTTGTAATAAATACTGGGGATGGTTATACTACACCATTAGATTCTGATAATAATGGTATTCCCGACTTTCAGGAATGGAATACGCTAAGTGCGGGAGAAAATGGAAATATTTCTATTTGTAATATTAATGAACCCATTGATTTGTTTAAGGAATTAACTGGAAACCCAGATGAAGGTGGTATTTGGAACCCAACTTTAGAAAGTGGTAATAGCATTTTTGATGCTACTAAAGATGCTCCAGGCAGTTATACGTATATCGTTAAAAATGGAATTTGCGGGGAAGATTCTGCGATGGTTACTATAGAAATTGAAGAAAAAAATAATGCTGGAGAAAATACCAGTGTTGAAGTTTGTTCGCAGGATGCTCCTTTCAATTTATTTAGTAAAATAAATGGTAATCCTATGGAAGGAGGAACTTTATCCCCACCCTTGGCAAGTGGCACAGAAATATTCGACCCATTTTTGGATTCAGCCAGGATTTACACTTATACGGTTTCAAACAATAGCTGTGAACCTGAATCTAGTGAAATAGTCGTCAATATTGGAGAGACTCCCAGTGCAGGGGAAATTGGAGCTCTTACTATAGGCATACATAGTAATCCTGTTAATTTGTTTGATAGCCTGGGTGGCAATCCAGATCCAGGTGGTGTTTGGAAACCAGAGCTTTCAAATGCTGATGGCATATTTAATCCTTCCTTAGATAATGAAGGTATTTATACATATACGGTAGAGAATACTATTTGCGGTATAACATCTTCGCAAATTCATGTGAATCTTAACACGCTGCCTAATGCCGGCAATAATGCAACTTTAGAAATTTGTAAAGATGTAGCCCCCATCAACTTACTGGAATTAATGTCAGGGAGTCCTGACGAGGGAGGAAATTGGTATCCAGAACTATCCGGAAATTTGTTTGATCCCCAGGTAGATTCAGCTGGAACATATGTTTATACCGTAACCAATGATAATGATCAAACAGATTCATCAGAAGTTACAATTTCTATTATACCAGGGCCCAATGCCGGAGAGAATGGGAACCTTGAAATATGCAAAAATGCTGATGCAGTAGATTTATTTAATAGCTTAAGGGGCAATCCACAGATTAATGGGAAATGGACGCCCAGCTTATCCTCCGGCAATGGAGTGTTTAATCCAGCGATTGATCCTGAGGGGGTATATTCTTATGAAGTTTCTAATACATGTGGGACATCAGTGGCTCATGTTTCCGTAACAAAAACTGATTTTCAACCAATTGAGGATTATGAAATTAGGGTGGAAGAATTTAGTAAGAATAATTTTATTG is a window of Salegentibacter salegens DNA encoding:
- a CDS encoding sensor histidine kinase translates to MLLFFSYFLGAPNEDIFYSGSFSVFLLPVTIITTYIIIYYLIPNFLLKKRYLLFILYSFYTLVLSAFAIVLSIFYGLVFVLNMNYSEMPPLSRSLLSMMLLVYLVVLLVSSFTLLKQNYAAIAKNKSLENKILEAQLKLKEQELNYLKLQVHPHFLFNTLNTLYGHALKKSEETPDMILKLSNLLDYLLYQADKPLVSLSSEIEHIKDYLSLEKMRYRSNLLVALDLPENMKNISIAPMLFIPLVENSFKHGQLIDGKLSIDIQLKIDEDSIRFTIKNSLKSIENQGLQNGIGLTNLEKRLELLYPDHHSLSIKRNSNSFEVQLFLTHTKVHQHV
- a CDS encoding MotA/TolQ/ExbB proton channel family protein is translated as MTFALQEGAHRSLFEVLAARFEEGGFFIMMLILIVGIIGLILLARGIYLVRNRNPKIEKTIILINSLGLFALVLGVFGQLIQLINTLDYLSSFEGTTPRDFADGLKTTMLPTLFGAFIFLFTRLSTILLHSIKPFQEKNGKSVFSKESNSSTNFK
- a CDS encoding serine hydrolase domain-containing protein, with the translated sequence MKKLILPFILVLSGYLVNAQDNQRAQTLDSLFDIVNSKEKGMGSISIFSNGKEFYQRSIGFSEVEKNVEANATTKYRIGSITKTFTAVVIMQLIEEDKLKLDSYLSDFFPEVPNSEKITLEHLLRHESGIFNVTDDEDFTTWMKEPQTRETMLKRIIKNGTLFEPGDETRYSNSNYLLLSYIAEIIEKKDYAAIVEDRIIDKLGLKNTFYGKEINAEDNQARSYVKTEGAWEVTPETDMSVPMGAGGLVSTPEDLNIFYYNLFEGNLVSKASLESMKTTNDGTGLGLMKLSFNDFEVYGHGGGIDGFSSIAVHFPKEKITASYIANASDYPLNSIFLEAVKITLGLPYQIPDFAPPKALNPEVLEQYTGNYGSDEFPIDVAIFHKEGIVYVQGTGQPPVPLDAAGENIFKADQLMLKLTFIPAENKMMLEQGGKINELKRK
- a CDS encoding IPT/TIG domain-containing protein, which translates into the protein MNKINYLLCLTILANLFFSCSSDDEEITPQNSNPEVLSFDASVGVKGGVHFTASYKSNGNDIAEGGFEYSVDSLFNNKSRLITEPTSDNQLKYFLSSGIEENVEYHYRAFVKSSTDLFYGDSDSFIADGSVAPQIDSISHEYAHIADTLEIYGHYFKDENHETNVELNNRNGQIISLNDSIIKFRIPASISNVINDVRVRIDNRADVYSSFTLFAPTIETINPIVALIGDTLLIEGNHFDIANSRNKVFFGDQQSTVIESDREHIKVVVPKTIESISESILLNTQLQDVSYPTSFQLAAPEINSVSPLNATFRDEITITGNNFDYELSRNKVYFGNIEATITYADKNTLKVLVPDELESSNEAIKVVAQLQEVVYEENFQLIPPELNFIPQNVNVDQDITIEGNYFHPILNKNKVTIEDIEVNLTSGNPENINTKIPLGPFPRRKAIVKLTLLDLTVEYAIELNIIDNWIMVSDSLPFRFRRGPKNAVVVNDVAYILAREKDNYADESVYLWKFNSVDFTWKKIDTSVPDHSIFASGILETNGSEIFYYTSNSSNEFWEYSVDSNTWSKRSAFPGERRDYPAHFTIGNDIYIGIGTDMQPYTPVSYNDFYRYNTSSDTWSQISDLPFDIWGGNRRTGMASFVIDNVAYLAGGASNTGDTDAWSYKPGSDSWQQIADFPMANHESVGFQIDGLGYLTGGAPIGGSRLNKSWSYSPDTNSWEESHSIIQGRGWHFSFVIHGKAYIGGGDNYSGGSSLDNFYEYIP
- a CDS encoding T9SS type B sorting domain-containing protein, coding for MPQKNKFLFLLIILFPFITFGQCPVGNVVLNTQNDVEEFIQNYNTCEIINGDLLIGDEVSDISGITGIKRVEGSLKVKYADVPGVSNFASLNYVGGDFEIHNCRSLQSVEGINNLHTIKGGLFIRQTSAIFKTISGFEELETIGGNFYINENYNGLEKIEAFEKLAQVDGAFVIQNNDSLKRVTGFNSLIKIGVQYSVESFDGNLSIRNNASLIEINGFNSLLEVVRDISILDNRSLNKIAGFSNLSLVNRHFEIDRNPELAVIPAFDNLKTVGSGLSLIDNGFTRIDSFNNLEVIGNLDPSWGNLYIGRNDQLTAISGFRNLQKLFGELGITRHKKLTNLIGFSNLKATRSLNIQMNESLENLNGLENLLSIGEIGIAIRSNPVLSDCSAICNILTNGTVDGDISIVDNPSACSSVQEVRGECIPDFDNDEVPDDIDLDDDNDGILDTVEQNGDPNRDSDGDDFPDHMDLDSDNDGCYDVTEAGFLDENQDGTLGDSPVEVDENGLVINTGDGYTTPLDSDNNGIPDFQEWNTLSAGENGNISICNINEPIDLFKELTGNPDEGGIWNPTLESGNSIFDATKDAPGSYTYIVKNGICGEDSAMVTIEIEEKNNAGENTSVEVCSQDAPFNLFSKINGNPMEGGTLSPPLASGTEIFDPFLDSARIYTYTVSNNSCEPESSEIVVNIGETPSAGEIGALTIGIHSNPVNLFDSLGGNPDPGGVWKPELSNADGIFNPSLDNEGIYTYTVENTICGITSSQIHVNLNTLPNAGNNATLEICKDVAPINLLELMSGSPDEGGNWYPELSGNLFDPQVDSAGTYVYTVTNDNDQTDSSEVTISIIPGPNAGENGNLEICKNADAVDLFNSLRGNPQINGKWTPSLSSGNGVFNPAIDPEGVYSYEVSNTCGTSVAHVSVTKTDFQPIEDYEIRVEEFSKNNFIEVIINSNLTFEYSLDGSAFQNSPVFENLTGGTHSLTARQIGGCDILQKLITILDYPKFFTPNNDGYNDFWQLKGNTGPRISYINIYDRYGKLLISIDPQGKGWDGTFDGKIMPENDYWFEISTVNNELKTGHFTLIR